A single region of the Raphanus sativus cultivar WK10039 chromosome 1, ASM80110v3, whole genome shotgun sequence genome encodes:
- the LOC130497206 gene encoding uncharacterized protein LOC130497206 — protein sequence MWWLFAAKPIRYGIEEFALVTGLLCGDEESSGKTGGWNTRKKGKSNRKRKAEDESGPVWKELFGKPSKKYKPEIRLKLALLLLVEGILCVTSSESLVRPDVVEKVGDVEGFLRHPWGRESFLLTVQSAKARTAVEYAEETIDIQGFVHAMVLVTVCCCPEIILPEGEDDPPLAADLPIEGLVEIVASMQLGINLKFSQKLDKKGKVKVRSLLCYGLEWPRLTIAEEVKDPAVDCMVQLIVKHFQFEFNTWRGGVKYEDLKGRKRKRDCKEEYEERSEKLFARFVENVKDHFIKIVGEIRDEIGTLEAEIQSLVRDEVSEIRAEMRSLFEAMWTKYPGEKGHAEGGGDSGEADGSVRESKSEDSGEDGPGQEEQEDRPRQEDSPRQEDGPGQEEQEDSPRQEDSPRQEEQQKHQQEENLQQAQQKQNDDWKFEKVASKQDVLSQDEKDKINEKIEDLTSSGIDIRCILGQLHVFLWPSSEWQQPDLEQLFGGDKQQIRKIYRKAVLHIHPDKHDCASAKQKYWATQIFKIVQGKWEEYDKKN from the exons ATGTGGTGGCTCTTTGCGGCGAAGCCAATACGCTACGGTATTGAAGAGTTTGCTCTTGTAACTGGTCTCCTGTGTGGTGATGAAGAATCGAGTGGAAAAACAGGTGGTTGGAACACGAGGAAGAAGGGCAAGAGCAATCGCAAGAGGAAAGCTGAAGACGAAAGTGGACCCGTTTGGAAAGAGTTATTTGGGAAGCCGTCTAAG AAATACAAACCAGAGATTCGACTGAAGCTGGCTCTTCTTCTACTCGTTGAAGGCATATTGTGCGTGACGAGTTCTGAAAGCCTTGTCCGACCTGACGTGGTGGAGAAGGTTGGGGATGTGGAAGGGTTTTTGAGACATCCGTGGGGTAGAGAATCTTTTCTACTGACCGTTCAATCGGCGAAGGCGAGGACTGCTGTTGAGTACGCAGAAGAGACTATAGACATACAAGGATTTGTCCATGCAATGGTACTAGTGACGGTTTGTTGTTGCCCTGAAATCATTTTACCTGAAGGCGAGGATGATCCTCCGTTGGCTGCCGATTTACCCATCGAAGGCCTCGTAGAGATTGTAGCTTCGATGCAATTGGGAATCAACCTCAAGTTTTCCCAGAAATTGGACAAGAAAGGGAAG GTTAAGGTGCGGTCACTTCTATGCTATGGACTTGAATGGCCTCGTTTGACTATTGCTGAGGAGGTTAAGGATCCTGCTGTGGATTGCATGGTTCAGTTAATAGTCAAACATTTTCAGTTTGAATTTAACACCTGGCGTGGCGGCGTGAAGTATGAGGATTTGAAAGGTAGGAAGCGGAAACGTGACTGTAAGGAGGAATATGAGGAAAGATCAGAGAAGCTGTTTGCGCGGTTTGTTGAGAATGTGAAAGATCATTTCATTAAAATTGTTGGGGAGATTAGGGATGAAATTGGTACTCTTGAGGCGGAGATTCAGTCCCTTGTGAGGGATGAAGTAAGTGAAATTAGGGCGGAGATGCGGTCCCTTTTTGAAGCTATGTGGACGAAGTACCCCGGGGAGAAGGGACACGCCGAGGGTGGAGGTGATAGTGGAGAGGCTGACGGGAGCGTCCGGGAAAGCAAAAGTGAAG ATTCGGGAGAAGACGGCCCTGgacaagaagaacaagaagacaGACCTCGACAAGAAGACAGCCCTCGACAAGAAGACGGCCCTGgacaagaagaacaagaagacaGCCCTCGACAAGAAGACAGCCCTCGacaagaagaacaacaaaaacatCAGCAAGAAGAAAACCTTCAACAAGCTCAGCAGAAACAAAATGACGACTGGAAATTTGAAAAAGTTGCATCTAAACAGGACGTTTTATCTCAAGATGAAAAGGATAAGATTAATGAAAAAATCGAAGATTTGACGTCCAGCGGCATTGACATTCGATGTATTCTAGGCCAGCTACACGTG TTTTTGTGGCCCAGCAGCGAGTGGCAGCAACCAGATTTGGAGCAACTGTTCGGAGGAGACAAGCAGCAGATAAGAAAGATTTACCGCAAGGCAGTGCTTCATATTCATCCAGACAAACATGATTGTGCTTCTGCAAAACAAAAATACTGGGCAACAcagatatttaaaattgttCAG GGGAAATGGGAGGAGTacgacaaaaaaaattga
- the LOC108815526 gene encoding lysine-specific demethylase JMJ29-like — MTKDLDFCHQCSVGDKGKLILCKECKKLMYCKQCKRKWYPHLFYEKGVIEKCPFCLKICNCRECLKLKDLIEVSKWKPDSERCHHLKYLIASMLPFVNEIIEAQKHEIEEEAKIQGIQSFEVKATLTEAPVNQRMYCDLCQTSIFDLHRSCSFENCEYELCLNCCQEIRKEKEYFHGSHASESRSTSAPKDKDNPSQSIKWHADHNGMIFLEPDCGEHVITELTQILPLTFMLDLKHKADTIMRPYQKIPRLLNCSCLGLETDKKRKTASRKETSDNYLFSPESCDVLKEEGLLHFQEHWAKGEPVIVRNTLKNTPGLSWEPEVMLRAIREYMQSSEVETIDCLSNFPEKIDIDSFFDGYKKGKRDRSSWPKMLKLKDWPPNDSFENALPRHYTEFISALPFQEYSNPVTGILNIATKLPDKLLKPDMGPKSYIAYGFPDELGRGDSVTKLHLDMADAVNILTHTVSEEKKGSNGRKRKKRKKNQEEEEEPNVESEQNHQEMGGALWDIFRNEDVSKLEQYIKKHCSEFRDASGQPVMEVYNPIHDQSFYLTVEHKKKLKNEFGIKPWTFVQNLGEAVFIPAGCPHQVRNLKSCTKIAVDFVSPENIRKCLSLTKEFRRLPVGHSSRVDKVEIKKMLIYALSEVLNELETIRGETITGEQTQKSLTKTNMELGFPSRLYSLGCEPECEKSLNYHSKIALLGEVEKAVGEVVWSRICNSPLGVIARFAKNDFNWSSKIVKMLLGKQLVCNKKYEIWCLFGSTTARFSLSEFENITGLNCAPLPDKNDKEIDVGEGVHKNLWKEMRVRV; from the exons ATGACGAAAGACCTCGATTTCTGCCATCAGTGTTCGGTTGGAGATAAGGGAAAGCTTATCCTTTGCAAAGAATGTAAAAAGCTAATGTATTGTAAGCAATGTAAAAGGAAATG GTACCCACATCTATTTTATGAGAAGGGTGTTATTGAAAAATGTCCTTTTTGCCTCAAAATTTGTAACTGCAGGGAATGCTTGAAATTGAAGGATTTAATTGAG GTATCAAAGTGGAAACCGGATTCTGAAAGATGCCATCATCTCAAGTACCTGATTGCATCGATGCTTCCGTTTGTAAATGAGATAATTGAAGCTCAGAAGCATGAGATTGAAGAGGAGGCAAAAATTCAAG GAATACAGTCTTTTGAAGTTAAGGCAACTCTGACAGAAGCCCCCGTTAATCAACGCATGTACTG TGATCTCTGCCAAACTTCAATTTTTGACTTGCACCGATCCTGCTCCTTTGAAAATTGCGAGTATGAACTTTGTTTAAACTGCTGTCAAGAGATCCGCAAAGAAAAGGAATATTTTCACGGTTCACATGCATCAGAATCGAGATCCACCTCCGCTCCGAAGGACAAAGATAATCCTAGCCAATCTATTAAGTGGCATGCTGATCATAACGGAATGATCTTTTTGGAACCTGATTGTGGTGAACATGTTATCACGGAGCTCACACAAATCTTACCGCTGACATTTATGTTAGACTTGAAACATAAAGCAGATACTATCATGAGGCCATACCAGAAAATTCCTAGATTGTTGAACTGTAGCTGTCTTGGTTTGGAAACTGATAAGAAGAGAAAAACAGCTTCGAGGAAGGAAACAAGTGACAACTACTTGTTCTCTCCTGAATCTTGCGATGTCTTAAAAGAAGAAGGGCTTCTGCATTTTCAAGAGCATTGGGCAAAAGGTGAACCAGTAATCGTGAGGAACACTCTCAAGAACACACCTGGTTTAAGTTGGGAGCCGGAAGTTATGCTGCGAGCTATAAGGGAGTACATGCAATCATCAGAAGTTGAAACGATTGATTGTTTATCTAATTTTCCAGAAAAAATTGACATAGATTCCTTCTTTGATGGTTACAAGAAAGGAAAAAGAGATAGAAGCTCATGGCCTAAGATGTTGAAGCTAAAAGACTGGCCTCCTAATGATAGTTTTGAGAATGCTTTGCCTCGTCACTACACTGAATTCATATCCGCATTACCTTTCCAAGAATATAGCAATCCAGTAACTGGAATTCTTAACATTGCAACAAAGCTTCCTGATAAACTTCTCAAACCAGATATGGGTCCCAAAAGTTACATTGCCTATGGGTTCCCAGATGAGCTTGGTAGAGGCGATTCTGTGACTAAGCTTCACTTGGATATGGCAGATGCTGTTAATATACTGACACATACTGTAAGTGAAGAAAAAAAGGGCAGTAAtgggaggaagaggaagaagaggaaaaagaaccaagaagaggaagaagaaccaAACGTGGAAAGCGAACAGAATCATCAAGAAATGGGAGGTGCTCTTTGGGACATATTTAGGAATGAAGATGTTTCTAAGTTAGAACAGTATATTAAAAAGCATTGCAGCGAATTTAGAGATGCATCTGGTCAACCAGTTATGGAG GTTTATAACCCGATACATGACCAATCATTCTATTTAACTGTAGagcataaaaaaaaactcaagaatgAATTTG GGATTAAGCCATGGACATTTGTGCAAAATCTAGGAGAAGCGGTGTTTATTCCTGCGGGTTGTCCTCATCAAGTTCGGAATCTAAAG TCGTGCACCAAAATTGCAGTTGACTTTGTGTCACCAGAGAACATCCGTAAGTGTCTGTCTCTGACCAAAGAGTTTCGCCGACTTCCGGTGGGCCACTCATCCAGAGTTGACAAAGTTGAG ATAAAGAAGATGCTCATCTACGCACTTTCGGAAGTATTGAATGAACTAGAAACAATACGAGGAGAGACTATTACGGGAGAGCAGACACAGAA ATCGTTGACTAAAACAAATATGGAATTGGGATTTCCCTCGAGATTATACTCACTTGGTTGCGAGCCGGAGTGTGAAAAAAGCCTCAACTACCATAGCAAGATTGCATTACTAGGAGAAGTGGAAAAGGCTGTTGGAGAAGTAGTGTGGAGCCGCATTTGTAATTCGCCTTTGGGGGTAATTGCACGGTTTGCTAAAAATGATTTCAACTGGTCGTCTAAGATTGTCAAAATGCTGCTTGGGAAGCAACTTGTCTGCAACAAAAAATACGAGATTTGGTGCTTGTTCGGGAGTACAACAGCTCGTTTTTCTCTATCAGAGTTCGAAAACATAACAGGTCTAAACTGTGCACCTTTACCAGATAAGAATGATAAGGAAATAGATGTGGGGGAAGGTGTGCATAAAAACTTGTGGAAAGAGATGAGAGTCAGAGTATAA